One Aerococcus urinaeequi DNA segment encodes these proteins:
- a CDS encoding peptidylprolyl isomerase, whose protein sequence is MMISKKFKLTSIALLSTVALAACSTGSSDGSSAVATGDGVEVTNEELQAELKSTYGNTVLQELIMEEVFVNEVGDDRAKELKEEATTEVETLIAAYGGEDEFNTVLASSGFSNREDYEHQVYYYKLMSESVSKYIEVTDEEIQTAYDDYTPSFTVSHILVDDEKTANDLIAQLDDGADFAELATENSTDTASAEKGGSLGEVNADSGLDETFFAAAQELAEGEYTTTPVETDFGYHIIKMDEKPEKGSLEDETEQLKESIIAEKLTDSTLVAGIVSDIMTAHNIDIKDDDLKTALDDVIITEEEQESLDAEAESAAAASESAASESAASSEESTSEESTSEESSTEESSTESSSTESSNEESTSSEASSSAE, encoded by the coding sequence ATGATGATTAGTAAGAAATTCAAACTTACTTCAATTGCCTTATTAAGTACTGTTGCCCTAGCAGCATGCTCAACTGGCTCAAGTGATGGTTCAAGCGCCGTTGCAACTGGTGATGGTGTTGAAGTAACCAACGAAGAACTACAAGCCGAATTAAAATCAACATACGGTAACACCGTATTGCAAGAATTAATTATGGAAGAAGTATTCGTAAACGAAGTCGGTGATGACCGAGCTAAAGAATTAAAAGAAGAAGCAACAACTGAAGTTGAAACGCTAATCGCTGCTTATGGCGGAGAAGACGAATTCAATACTGTATTGGCATCTTCTGGTTTCTCAAACCGTGAAGACTACGAACACCAAGTTTACTACTACAAATTAATGAGTGAATCTGTATCTAAATACATCGAAGTGACTGACGAAGAAATTCAAACAGCCTACGATGATTACACACCTTCATTCACTGTTTCACATATCTTAGTGGATGATGAAAAAACTGCTAATGACTTAATTGCTCAATTAGATGATGGTGCGGACTTTGCTGAATTAGCAACTGAAAACTCAACAGATACAGCATCTGCTGAAAAAGGTGGTTCATTAGGTGAAGTTAATGCTGATTCTGGTTTAGATGAAACATTCTTCGCAGCAGCACAAGAACTAGCTGAAGGCGAGTACACAACTACACCAGTTGAAACTGACTTCGGTTACCACATTATCAAGATGGACGAAAAACCTGAAAAAGGTTCCCTAGAAGACGAAACTGAACAACTGAAAGAATCTATTATTGCTGAAAAATTAACTGATTCTACTTTAGTTGCTGGTATCGTTTCTGACATCATGACAGCTCACAACATCGACATTAAAGACGATGACTTGAAGACTGCGCTAGATGACGTGATCATCACTGAAGAAGAACAAGAATCATTAGATGCTGAAGCTGAGTCAGCTGCCGCAGCAAGTGAATCAGCTGCTAGCGAATCTGCAGCATCAAGCGAAGAATCTACTTCAGAAGAATCTACTTCAGAAGAATCTAGCACAGAGGAATCATCAACAGAGTCTTCTTCAACTGAATCTTCTAACGAAGAATCAACTTCAAGCGAAGCATCATCTTCAGCTGAATAA
- a CDS encoding YtxH domain-containing protein: MKKFITGILFGAIAGAGYALLKTPHSGTENRERLKNYLDDVTFAANDLTGSIAQAQNAVTDLAQQGLSSAKVARDEITLAINDFNQSAVPQISEIQKQMAKLQNDLSAADIRANEKNTDF; the protein is encoded by the coding sequence ATGAAAAAATTTATTACTGGTATTCTATTTGGTGCCATTGCTGGTGCAGGCTACGCCCTGTTAAAAACACCACACTCAGGTACTGAAAATAGAGAACGTTTGAAAAACTATTTAGACGATGTCACTTTTGCAGCCAATGACCTAACTGGCTCAATCGCTCAAGCACAAAATGCAGTTACAGATTTAGCTCAACAAGGCTTATCTTCTGCAAAAGTTGCCCGCGACGAAATCACACTAGCAATTAATGATTTCAACCAATCAGCAGTCCCACAAATTTCAGAAATTCAAAAACAAATGGCAAAACTACAAAATGACTTATCAGCAGCGGATATCCGTGCTAACGAGAAAAACACTGATTTTTAA
- a CDS encoding HIT family protein codes for MDNCIFCKIANGEIPTNKVYEDEVVIAFLDMSQVTKGHTLLVPKKHIQDIFGYSSNDAGAVFKRIPLVANALKDAFSDMQGLNILNNNGEMAYQSVFHSHVHLIPRYNGESDGFGLKWEPAQEGTYSDEDLKNITNTINQQIEG; via the coding sequence ATGGATAATTGTATCTTCTGTAAAATTGCAAACGGTGAAATCCCCACAAACAAAGTCTACGAAGACGAAGTGGTGATAGCCTTCCTAGATATGAGCCAAGTCACAAAAGGCCATACCTTACTGGTACCTAAAAAACACATTCAAGACATTTTCGGCTACTCATCAAATGACGCTGGCGCAGTCTTCAAACGCATCCCATTAGTTGCCAACGCATTAAAAGATGCCTTCTCAGATATGCAAGGTTTAAACATTTTAAACAACAACGGCGAGATGGCCTACCAATCTGTTTTCCATTCACACGTCCATTTAATCCCTAGATACAACGGGGAAAGTGACGGCTTTGGTTTGAAATGGGAACCAGCCCAAGAAGGCACATACTCTGATGAAGACTTGAAGAACATTACCAACACAATCAACCAACAAATCGAGGGATAA
- a CDS encoding phosphotransferase family protein — protein MVLEYKFDREWILEPIGGDTGQAYVGYNDANDERVFLKRNSSPLLTILSMEGFAPKLKWTKRESSGDIMTAQDWVSGNVLSHFEVAQLPVVKLMYRYHHSDNLYNMLVKIDGEVYEPDRFLQDYESDLAKELRHHQLLAEVTACLWDTLHLVDGVRKTVCHGDLNRRNFIRAEDNQLYLVDWEMVKIADPILDISQLLVQYVDFKNWDAWFDLYGLHITYDIYQRIEWYSMLNLLNMIKKDFRENRMIAMNHKILKLKHIYNNRYLHQVGEM, from the coding sequence ATGGTTTTGGAATACAAATTTGATCGCGAGTGGATTCTCGAACCCATTGGAGGGGATACGGGTCAAGCCTATGTTGGCTATAATGACGCCAACGATGAACGTGTATTTTTAAAACGTAATTCTTCACCCTTGTTAACCATCTTGTCGATGGAAGGCTTTGCGCCCAAGTTGAAATGGACCAAGCGTGAGTCTAGCGGGGACATAATGACAGCCCAAGATTGGGTGTCTGGTAATGTCTTGTCCCATTTTGAAGTGGCTCAATTGCCGGTAGTCAAATTGATGTACCGCTACCACCATTCGGATAATTTATATAACATGCTGGTTAAAATCGACGGCGAGGTTTACGAGCCAGACCGCTTTTTACAGGATTATGAAAGTGATTTGGCAAAAGAATTACGTCACCACCAGTTACTAGCCGAGGTGACTGCTTGTCTATGGGACACTCTTCATTTGGTTGATGGGGTCCGCAAAACGGTGTGTCACGGGGACTTGAACCGCCGGAACTTTATCCGAGCTGAGGACAATCAGTTATATCTAGTGGACTGGGAAATGGTGAAAATCGCTGATCCTATTCTAGATATCAGCCAATTGTTGGTGCAATATGTTGATTTTAAAAATTGGGATGCCTGGTTTGATTTATATGGCTTGCACATTACATACGATATTTACCAACGTATTGAATGGTATTCGATGTTGAATCTCTTGAATATGATCAAAAAAGACTTCAGAGAAAATCGGATGATTGCCATGAACCATAAAATCTTAAAATTAAAACATATCTACAACAACCGTTACTTACATCAAGTAGGGGAAATGTAA
- a CDS encoding bifunctional metallophosphatase/5'-nucleotidase, protein MTIFQTSDIHGYIYPTSYLTREENQPFGLLKVNENYLREKGRLADKSSLLISTGDIIQGSPLTHYLQKHRHSAAAIVENMNRMGYDIAVPGNHEFNYGQEYLLNSYQNAQFPILCANILDDTDQPFFGKPYKIFERNGIKIAVLGLTTQYIPNWEHPAHITGLQFRSAVETAKEYVPMLSSMADVVVVAYHGGFECELDTLEPVEQGAGENEGYALTHEVPGIDVLLTGHQHNEIARVVNGVAVVMPGDKGRHLGKVTLDLNKYDGDEHWTLVDAVPELISTTVDTPIRKEAAARLADLQAEIENWLDQPVGTIQGDMKIDSVDMARIHDHPYVEFVHRVQNYYGQTEISAAALFNNDAKGFPNAVTVRDVLNNYPFPNTLAVVKITGAELKAAIEHSAEFFILNEDQEIVMSKDWQYPKPKPYNYDMYEGIDYIIDVSKPIGQRVTKLNYHDQPLDLEAEFEVTLNQYRAIGGGDYHMFDSSKIVREVNMEMNQLISHYLETHQEIKATCNNNFQVVNGNNWPE, encoded by the coding sequence GTGACAATTTTTCAAACGAGTGATATTCACGGGTATATCTATCCTACAAGTTACTTGACTAGAGAAGAAAACCAGCCATTTGGCCTGTTAAAGGTCAATGAAAACTACTTACGAGAGAAAGGTCGCTTGGCCGATAAAAGTAGTTTGCTGATTTCTACAGGAGATATAATTCAAGGATCGCCACTAACCCATTACCTACAAAAGCACCGCCATTCAGCGGCAGCCATTGTAGAAAATATGAATCGGATGGGTTACGACATAGCGGTGCCGGGAAACCATGAATTCAATTACGGGCAAGAATACCTGTTGAATTCATATCAAAACGCACAATTTCCCATTCTATGCGCCAATATTTTAGACGACACTGACCAACCATTTTTCGGTAAACCCTATAAAATATTTGAACGCAATGGGATTAAGATTGCCGTTTTGGGGCTAACCACTCAATACATTCCCAACTGGGAGCATCCTGCCCATATCACTGGCCTGCAGTTTAGGTCAGCTGTTGAAACAGCCAAGGAATACGTGCCCATGTTAAGCAGTATGGCTGACGTAGTCGTTGTCGCTTACCACGGAGGCTTTGAGTGTGAACTAGACACCCTTGAACCAGTAGAACAAGGCGCCGGGGAAAATGAGGGCTACGCTTTAACCCATGAAGTGCCAGGGATTGATGTCTTATTAACTGGCCACCAACATAATGAAATTGCCCGCGTCGTGAACGGTGTGGCAGTTGTCATGCCAGGAGACAAAGGCCGCCATCTTGGTAAAGTTACATTAGACTTAAACAAATACGATGGCGATGAGCACTGGACCTTAGTAGATGCAGTGCCTGAATTAATAAGCACGACCGTGGACACACCAATTCGAAAAGAAGCCGCCGCAAGATTAGCGGACCTACAAGCAGAAATTGAAAACTGGTTGGACCAACCGGTAGGGACCATTCAAGGGGACATGAAGATTGACAGTGTGGATATGGCTCGCATCCATGATCATCCATACGTCGAATTTGTCCACCGGGTACAGAACTATTACGGGCAAACAGAAATCTCGGCGGCAGCCTTATTTAATAATGATGCCAAGGGATTTCCAAACGCAGTAACCGTCCGTGACGTACTCAATAATTACCCATTCCCTAACACCTTAGCAGTGGTTAAAATCACCGGAGCAGAATTGAAAGCAGCTATCGAGCATTCAGCGGAATTTTTCATTTTGAATGAAGACCAAGAAATCGTCATGTCTAAAGATTGGCAATATCCCAAACCAAAACCCTATAATTATGACATGTATGAAGGAATTGACTACATCATTGATGTATCAAAACCAATTGGTCAACGGGTAACCAAATTAAACTACCACGACCAACCATTGGATTTAGAAGCTGAATTCGAAGTGACCCTCAACCAGTATCGAGCTATAGGCGGTGGCGACTATCACATGTTTGATTCATCAAAAATTGTCCGTGAAGTCAATATGGAGATGAACCAATTAATCTCTCACTACCTTGAAACACATCAAGAAATCAAAGCCACTTGTAACAACAATTTCCAAGTGGTGAACGGCAATAATTGGCCAGAATAG
- a CDS encoding ABC transporter ATP-binding protein — translation MTLTVKGLTGGYSSQPVLKDINFEIASGEIVGLIGLNGAGKSTTIKHIIGLMRAMKGEIAIDGHQLTDDTNAYRQSFTYIPEMPVLYEALTLKEHIELTGMAYGLGKEEALRNAQPLLETFRLDKRLDWLPIHFSKGMKQKVMIVCAFLVETSLYVVDEPFLGLDPLAIHDFIDTLKAKRDAGASVLMTTHVLATAEQYCDRFLFLAEGELVAAGTLDEIRVQYQLPGATLDDLYLHLAKGADDHASA, via the coding sequence ATGACATTAACAGTTAAAGGACTTACAGGGGGCTATTCTAGTCAACCTGTACTAAAAGATATTAATTTTGAAATTGCATCAGGTGAAATCGTTGGCCTGATTGGGTTAAATGGTGCGGGTAAATCGACTACCATTAAACATATTATTGGCCTGATGCGGGCAATGAAGGGTGAGATTGCTATTGATGGCCATCAGTTAACCGATGATACCAATGCATACCGTCAATCCTTTACTTATATTCCTGAAATGCCGGTACTATATGAAGCCTTAACTTTGAAGGAACATATTGAATTAACGGGTATGGCCTACGGTTTAGGGAAGGAAGAGGCACTAAGAAATGCCCAACCTTTACTAGAAACCTTTCGTTTAGATAAACGGTTAGATTGGCTGCCGATTCATTTTTCAAAAGGAATGAAGCAAAAGGTGATGATTGTCTGTGCCTTCCTAGTGGAGACGTCTTTATATGTAGTGGATGAACCGTTTCTTGGTTTGGACCCACTGGCTATCCATGATTTTATCGATACATTGAAAGCCAAACGTGATGCGGGTGCGTCGGTATTGATGACCACTCATGTCTTAGCGACAGCTGAACAGTATTGTGACCGATTCTTATTCTTGGCGGAAGGTGAGTTAGTGGCGGCAGGTACTTTAGATGAAATCCGAGTGCAATATCAACTGCCAGGAGCTACTTTAGATGACCTATATCTACACTTAGCGAAGGGGGCAGATGACCATGCGTCTGCTTGA
- the ytpR gene encoding YtpR family tRNA-binding protein: MWISIYNRDGVGDVIMFSKGTLTRDRIATSTVGDVTRIFNNETKETMGYNIQNISKMIQIEGKGRVHLSQTQLDLINQSLYEQGFDTIPFNDNPRLVVAEVLEVKDLEGSDHLHITQTKIGPDEVVQIVCGAPNVREGMFVVAALPGAVMPNGQVIWEGELRGVSSYGMLTSAFELGVDPEHVRKGILEIKNGVPVGTSFDKINSEHFVDA; encoded by the coding sequence ATGTGGATTAGTATATATAATCGAGATGGCGTCGGTGACGTTATCATGTTTTCCAAAGGGACATTAACGAGAGATCGTATTGCGACTTCAACAGTTGGAGATGTGACGCGTATTTTCAATAATGAAACGAAAGAAACAATGGGTTACAATATCCAAAATATTTCTAAAATGATTCAAATTGAAGGAAAGGGGCGTGTTCATTTAAGTCAAACACAATTAGACTTAATCAACCAATCCTTATATGAACAAGGTTTTGATACTATTCCTTTCAATGATAATCCGCGTTTAGTCGTGGCTGAAGTTTTAGAAGTGAAGGATTTAGAAGGTTCTGACCACTTGCATATTACGCAAACCAAAATTGGCCCAGATGAGGTTGTTCAAATTGTTTGTGGTGCGCCAAATGTCCGCGAAGGGATGTTTGTAGTGGCGGCCTTGCCAGGTGCTGTAATGCCAAATGGTCAAGTGATTTGGGAAGGTGAACTGCGTGGCGTTTCAAGCTACGGTATGTTAACTTCTGCATTTGAATTAGGTGTCGACCCTGAACATGTACGAAAAGGTATCCTTGAAATTAAAAATGGCGTGCCAGTTGGGACATCATTTGATAAAATTAACAGTGAACATTTCGTTGACGCTTAA
- a CDS encoding ABC transporter permease produces the protein MRLLDTYQKRRQEGQDLFLKNAKYIFNDHAVIVLFFLFGALAYQYSNWLSGLSQGLVGVWVHVIWAVLMTVGVFITSVASHIVAADLVFLLPMESKFTDWFRSALNHSLLLPSAMIILLIAASYPLLMAMVGYSIFELIVLAVILICFKTAHLNTILESWRYTSDRVIKIHKAILYLAVFITLLLASFVTPYLCLGVALLYLIAIHFTGIRPFSDGKKGWHWDKIVAVEQDRQQQIKRGLALFVNMPQDAVSSKRRKYLDGFIKGINRGDNPYAYLYSRAFWRASDYFPLWGRMTLVGILYLVFVTNSHWLNLVVILLIQYFSHFQILPMAKKINQHVLLQVYPMDQSSQVTGFKQMMAQPICTQIVLFAVTSLLTHDWIFAGAVLLSTIILGLFFLYLYLPRFIRKKEKKVRIR, from the coding sequence ATGCGTCTGCTTGATACTTACCAGAAACGTCGGCAAGAAGGGCAAGATTTATTTCTGAAGAATGCTAAATATATTTTTAATGACCATGCCGTAATCGTCCTCTTCTTCCTATTTGGCGCATTGGCTTACCAGTATTCCAACTGGCTATCAGGCTTGTCACAAGGATTGGTCGGGGTTTGGGTCCACGTAATTTGGGCGGTTCTGATGACGGTTGGGGTATTTATTACCAGTGTGGCTTCACATATTGTGGCAGCAGACTTGGTCTTTCTCTTACCTATGGAGTCGAAATTTACGGACTGGTTCCGGTCAGCCTTGAACCATTCATTACTGTTACCGAGTGCTATGATTATCCTGTTGATTGCTGCTTCTTACCCACTGCTGATGGCTATGGTGGGCTATTCGATTTTTGAATTGATTGTCTTGGCCGTGATTTTGATTTGCTTTAAGACCGCCCACTTAAATACTATTTTGGAAAGCTGGCGTTATACCAGCGACCGGGTGATTAAAATTCACAAGGCAATCTTGTATCTAGCAGTTTTTATCACGCTATTATTGGCTTCCTTTGTGACACCATATCTCTGTTTAGGCGTTGCACTGCTGTATTTAATCGCCATTCATTTTACCGGGATTCGTCCTTTTTCAGATGGGAAAAAGGGTTGGCACTGGGATAAGATTGTCGCAGTGGAACAAGACCGTCAGCAACAAATAAAGCGCGGACTGGCCTTGTTTGTAAATATGCCACAAGATGCCGTTTCAAGTAAACGACGCAAGTATTTGGACGGCTTTATTAAAGGGATCAACCGTGGGGACAATCCTTACGCTTACTTATACAGTCGGGCCTTTTGGCGGGCGAGTGATTATTTCCCACTTTGGGGCCGGATGACTTTAGTAGGGATTTTGTATTTGGTCTTTGTAACCAATAGTCACTGGTTGAACTTAGTGGTGATTTTATTGATTCAATACTTCAGCCATTTCCAAATTTTACCTATGGCTAAGAAAATCAACCAACATGTCTTATTGCAAGTCTACCCAATGGATCAAAGTTCACAGGTGACTGGCTTTAAACAGATGATGGCTCAACCAATTTGTACGCAAATTGTATTATTTGCTGTAACGAGTTTGCTTACCCACGACTGGATTTTTGCCGGTGCAGTGTTACTTTCTACCATTATATTAGGCTTATTCTTTCTTTATCTCTATTTACCGCGTTTTATCCGCAAGAAAGAAAAAAAGGTTAGAATACGCTAA
- the trmB gene encoding tRNA (guanosine(46)-N7)-methyltransferase TrmB, protein MRVRNKPWAKDAMAEHREYVILEPETMQGKWQSEFKNDHPVHLEVGTGKGQFIIEMARRNPDVNFIGLELQDSVLVMAMEKALEGEVLPNLRFILGNALELSTYFEEGEVAKLFLNFSDPWPKARHAKRRLTFKTFLDQYKHVLQTEGYLQFKTDNQGLFEYSLTSMSQYGMDFLEISLNLHESDIEGNVQTEYEEKFSARGFRINYMLAKFK, encoded by the coding sequence ATGCGCGTAAGAAATAAACCGTGGGCAAAGGACGCCATGGCAGAACATAGAGAGTATGTCATTTTAGAACCGGAAACGATGCAGGGGAAATGGCAATCTGAATTTAAAAACGACCATCCTGTTCATTTAGAAGTGGGAACTGGTAAGGGGCAATTCATTATTGAGATGGCCCGCCGTAATCCAGACGTGAACTTTATTGGTCTTGAATTACAAGATTCAGTATTAGTGATGGCGATGGAGAAAGCTTTGGAAGGTGAAGTGTTACCTAATTTACGCTTTATTTTAGGGAATGCCCTTGAACTATCTACTTATTTTGAAGAGGGTGAAGTGGCCAAGTTATTCTTAAACTTCTCTGATCCATGGCCAAAAGCGCGTCATGCGAAACGTCGTTTGACTTTTAAAACCTTCTTGGACCAATATAAACATGTCTTACAAACAGAAGGTTACCTGCAATTCAAAACGGATAACCAAGGATTATTTGAATATTCACTGACTTCAATGTCACAGTATGGCATGGATTTCTTAGAAATTTCGTTGAACTTGCATGAGTCGGATATTGAAGGCAATGTCCAAACAGAGTACGAAGAAAAATTCTCAGCCCGTGGCTTTAGAATTAACTATATGTTGGCTAAATTTAAATAG
- a CDS encoding 3'-5' exoribonuclease YhaM family protein: MDNLQLFDVALDQNFDIFVLIKVAEVREDRNGKKYISFTFQDRSGSIEGKFWGATDEDIEQYTSGQVVALAGKRELYNGKPQVRINGLRLATDGEPNDPSDYVERGPMTRTEMVNEVLAAVEGFENTTIDAIVRYLLREVSWDFFTYPAAKKNHHAYVGGLGFHTISMLRLAQAVVSQYDNINKDLLYAGVIIHDIGKTVEFTDPMSTEYTVEGNLIGHISIVEEMITLAVDKLGFDQYSEDVVLLKHMVLAHHGKQEWGSPVSPHLLEAEILHHLDNLDASIQMMTTALDHTEPGEFSARIFGMDNRAFYKPKGQVASEKNQNQETENEEITLDFQGSNDDLPFFE; encoded by the coding sequence ATGGACAACTTACAACTTTTTGATGTGGCTTTAGACCAAAATTTCGATATCTTTGTATTGATTAAAGTTGCCGAAGTACGGGAAGACCGTAACGGTAAAAAGTACATCTCATTCACATTCCAAGACCGGTCTGGCTCAATCGAGGGCAAGTTTTGGGGAGCAACTGACGAAGATATTGAACAATATACTTCTGGCCAAGTAGTTGCCTTAGCGGGTAAACGAGAACTTTATAACGGGAAACCACAAGTTCGTATTAATGGTCTTCGCCTAGCCACTGACGGGGAACCCAATGATCCCTCTGACTATGTTGAACGTGGGCCAATGACCAGAACGGAAATGGTGAACGAAGTATTGGCTGCAGTGGAAGGTTTTGAAAATACCACCATTGACGCCATCGTTCGTTACTTATTACGTGAAGTGTCATGGGATTTCTTTACCTACCCAGCAGCGAAGAAGAACCACCACGCCTATGTAGGTGGTTTAGGCTTTCATACCATTTCAATGCTTCGCTTAGCCCAAGCCGTTGTCAGCCAATACGATAACATCAACAAAGACTTATTGTATGCTGGTGTGATTATTCATGATATCGGCAAAACAGTTGAATTCACTGATCCGATGTCTACTGAATATACTGTTGAGGGGAATCTTATTGGACATATCTCAATTGTCGAAGAGATGATAACTCTTGCCGTTGATAAATTAGGGTTCGACCAGTACAGCGAAGACGTTGTCTTGTTGAAACATATGGTATTAGCCCACCACGGTAAACAAGAATGGGGTAGCCCAGTGTCACCGCATTTATTAGAAGCTGAAATCCTACATCATTTAGACAACTTAGATGCTTCTATTCAAATGATGACAACTGCATTGGACCATACAGAACCTGGCGAATTTTCAGCCCGCATTTTCGGTATGGACAACCGGGCTTTCTATAAACCTAAAGGGCAAGTTGCTAGCGAAAAAAATCAAAATCAAGAGACAGAAAACGAGGAAATTACCCTAGATTTCCAAGGGTCAAATGATGACCTACCATTTTTTGAATAA
- the murC gene encoding UDP-N-acetylmuramate--L-alanine ligase, whose protein sequence is MNKELTYHFTGIKGSGMSALALILHNMGYKVQGSDQETYFFTQRGLEKAGIELLPFNADNIQEGMFIICGNAFGDDHPEVVRAKELGLDVMRYHFFLGELIKDYTSVAITGSHGKTSTTGLMAHVMRGLQPTNFLIGDGTGAGQEDAEYFVLEADEYRKHFLAYHPDYAIFTNIDFDHPDYYENIDQVFAANTTFAHQVKKKVIAYGGDAYLRQFADQSDLDVWYYGLEGGDNHIVASNVDLATDGSHFDVHVMGEFYGHFDIPTFGEHNVMNALSVIGFCYFENFPADRVAEELRTFGGVKRRFSEKKIGDMTLIDDYAHHPSEIKATINAARQKYPNKKIVSVFQPHTFSRTIALMDEFAGALDLSDDVFLCEIFASAREKDNKQVSVSDLANKVTKPVQVLPLENVSPLLDYDDAVMIFMGAGDIMKFAYAYEDLLADSQSTIH, encoded by the coding sequence ATGAATAAAGAATTAACGTATCACTTCACAGGAATCAAAGGGTCAGGCATGAGTGCCTTAGCCTTAATCTTGCACAATATGGGCTATAAGGTTCAGGGTTCAGACCAAGAAACTTACTTCTTTACCCAACGGGGTTTAGAGAAAGCTGGTATTGAATTACTACCTTTTAACGCTGACAACATCCAAGAAGGTATGTTTATCATTTGTGGGAACGCTTTTGGCGATGACCATCCTGAAGTTGTCCGTGCGAAAGAATTAGGTCTTGACGTGATGCGCTACCATTTCTTCCTTGGTGAATTAATCAAAGACTACACTAGTGTAGCGATTACTGGTTCTCACGGGAAAACATCTACCACTGGTTTGATGGCACACGTGATGCGTGGTTTACAACCAACAAACTTCCTAATCGGTGATGGTACTGGTGCTGGTCAAGAAGACGCTGAATACTTTGTGTTAGAAGCGGACGAATACCGTAAACATTTCTTAGCTTACCACCCAGACTACGCGATTTTTACTAATATCGATTTTGACCACCCTGACTACTATGAAAACATTGACCAAGTATTTGCAGCGAATACGACTTTTGCTCACCAAGTGAAGAAAAAAGTCATTGCATACGGTGGCGATGCTTACTTACGTCAATTTGCTGACCAATCTGACTTGGATGTTTGGTACTACGGTCTTGAAGGTGGCGACAACCATATTGTGGCTTCAAATGTCGATCTAGCTACTGATGGCTCTCATTTCGATGTGCATGTAATGGGTGAATTCTATGGTCATTTTGACATTCCAACGTTCGGTGAACATAATGTGATGAATGCTTTATCTGTGATTGGTTTCTGCTACTTCGAAAACTTCCCAGCAGACCGTGTTGCAGAAGAATTACGTACTTTCGGTGGGGTTAAACGTCGTTTCTCTGAGAAGAAAATTGGCGATATGACTTTAATCGATGACTATGCTCACCATCCATCAGAAATTAAAGCGACGATTAATGCTGCCCGTCAAAAATACCCGAACAAGAAGATTGTTTCTGTCTTCCAACCACATACTTTCAGCCGTACCATTGCATTAATGGACGAATTTGCGGGTGCTTTGGACTTGTCAGATGACGTGTTCTTATGCGAAATTTTTGCCTCTGCGCGTGAGAAGGACAATAAGCAAGTATCTGTTTCTGACCTAGCTAATAAGGTAACAAAACCTGTGCAAGTATTACCATTGGAAAATGTATCACCATTATTAGACTATGATGATGCAGTCATGATCTTTATGGGTGCTGGCGATATCATGAAATTCGCTTACGCTTATGAAGACCTATTGGCAGACAGCCAATCTACTATCCACTAG